In Terriglobales bacterium, the genomic stretch GTGGAAGCGGATCATGCCGCCCTCCATGCGGCCGCGAGGCGCCTCGAACAGGCTGCCAAAACCCGGCCCGGCTTGGTGGCGGAACAGGAACTCGAGGATGCACAGGCCAAAGATCGGGCTGCCGAAGCCCAGTTGGAAGCATCCAAGGCAGCACTGTCCGCTGCCCGGCAACAGCTTGACGTTTCCAAAGCCAACCGTACGCACATCTCCGCGCTCTCCGATTACTCGCGTCTCACCGCTCCCTTCAGTGGTGTCGTGACCTGGCGCTTCGCCGATACCGGGGCGCTGGTGCAAGCAGGCACCTCCAGCGAAAACTCCCAGCCGGTAGTGAAGCTCGCCGAGGTTGATGTGTTGCGGCTAAGGATTCCCGTCCCCGAATCGCTGGCGGGTCTGGTTCGCGAAGGCGCAAGTGCCGACGTGACGGTGCAAGCCACGGGCGAACATTTCACCGGCAAGGTCACGCGCTTTACGGATGCGCTCGACCGCTCCACTCGCACCATGCAAGTGGAGATCGATGTACCCAATCGCGATTACCGGCTTTCCCCGGGAATGTATGCAAATGTCGTCTTGCAGGTTCAGAACCATCCCGATGCCCTCAAGATCCCTGTACAGTCGCTCAACCGCGAGGACGGCAAGTCTGTAGTCCTGCTGGTGGATTCGCAAAATCGCATAGTCAGGCGCGAGATCAAGACGGGAATCGAGGATCCTTCGTCGGTGGAAGTGCTTTCCGGGTTGACGGAAGGGGATCGCGTAATCGTGGGCAATCTCGGCTCGTTTCAGCCAGGGCAAGTGGTCGTGCCCAAGGTCAGTGGTTTTGTAGGCGCACAGACAGCGGACGCGGCGGGAGGCGAACAGTAATGTCAGGATTTGCCATTCGCTACCCCTACTTCATCATCATGATCTGCCTGATCATCGCTGTGGTGGGTGTGTCCACGGTGGCGCGCATGCCGGTGGATTTGTTTCCCGATATCAATATCCCAGTCGTGGTCGTGGCAACTTTCTATTCCGGAATGCCGCCGGAGCAGATTGAAGCCAACATTACCAACCCTTTTGAACGATTCTTTACCCTGGGAAGCGGAATTGACCACATGGTATCGCGTTCGCTCACCGGTGTGAGCCTGATCAAGGTTTACTTCCAGCCGGGGACCGATCCCAACGCTGCGGTCAACACGATTTCAAACTTGGCAATGGCGCAGTTGCGTCGTCTGCCGCCTGGAACCCTTCCTCCTGTTGTGCTTAAGTTCGACGCCTCCAGCCTTCCAGTGTGCCTGATCACCTTGAAGGGTCAGGGGCTGAACGAAATTGATCTTCACGACCTGGGCCAGTTCACGGTTCGCAACCAGATTGCTAATGTGCCGGGCTCATCCGTGCCCCAGCCCTTCGGAGGAAAATATCGCCAGATCCAGGTTTACGTCGATCCGGTGAAGTTGGAAGCTCACCAGCTCAGCCTCATGGACGTGGTGCGCACCGTTAACGACTCAAACCTCATCCTGCCTGCGGGCGATGTGCGCATTGGCCCCAAAGACTTCAACATCTATACCAACAGCCAGCTTCCTACCACGGAGGAAATCGATCGCCTTCCTCTGAAGACCAAGGGCAACGGCCAGGTACTCGTAACTGACGTGGGCTATGCCAAGGATGCGGATGCCATCCAGACCAATATTGTTCGGGTGGACGGACAGCGCTCCGTGTATCTCCCCATCTTGAAGCAGGGCGGCAACAGCAACACCATTTCGATTGTGAATGGAATCAAGAAAGCGCTCGGCGACCTGGTGGACGTCCCCAAGACTCTGGTCACCAAAGTGGTTTTTGACCAGTCGGTTTTCGTGAAGACCGCAATCGAGAACCTGCTGCATGAGGGTGGAATCGGTCTAGTGCTGACGGCAGTGATGATTCTGATCTTCCTGGGCAGCACCCGTGCCACGCTCGCGGTCTTGTTGTCGATTCCGCTGTCCGCCCTGGCTGCCTTTCTGGCTATCAATGCTGGAGGCGGGTCTATCAACACCATGGTGCTGGGCGGTCTGGCGCTGGCTTTTTCCCGCTTGATCGATAACTCGGTGGTGGTTCTCGAGAATATCTTCCGCTATCTCGAGATGGGCGAGCGGCCGGAGATCGCAGCTGAAAAGGGCGGGCGCGAAGTGGCTCTGCCGGTGCTCGCAGCCACTATCACTACCGCGATTGTTTTCTTCCCCGTTGTTTTCCTCTACGGCGTCAGCCGATTCCTGTTCACGGCATTGGCACTGGCAGTCGTGCTTTCCCTGTTTGCTTCCTACATGGTTGCCATGACCGTGGTGCCGCTGTTCTGCGCCCGTTTCATACGGCTCCACGAGGCGGACAAAGGACAAGGCCACGACGTTCGCAAATCCTGGTTTGAACGACTTGTCCACGAATTCAACTCCCGCTACAACCGCATGCTCATGCGCTACGACATCGCGGTGCGCAAGAGCCTGATCCGCCCCGTAGCAACCATCCTCGGTGTGGTCGGGATTTTTGTTTTCAGTCTCGGTCTCTACCCGCTCCTGGGCGTGTCATTTTTTCCGCGGACCGATCCTGGACAATTCGTCATCAATATCAAGGCTCCCAGCGGAACACGTATCGAGCTCACCAATCAGTACATCAAGCGAGTGGAGCAGGATATCCGGCAAGTGGTGTCTCCGCAGGATTTGGGGATGATCGTTTCCAACATCGGTATTACGCCGGACTTTTCTGCCATTTACACGAGTAATTCCGCGCAGCACACCGCCTTCGTGCAAGTGAGCCTGAAGGAAGGCCACAAGATCGGCAGCTACGAATACATGAATCGCGTGCGCCGCAAGCTGGCTGACGATGTTCCCGAGCTGGCCACCTATTTCCAGTCCGGAGGGCTTGTGGACGCGGTGGTGAATCTTGGTCTACCTGCGCCCATCGACATCCAGGTAAGCGGCAACGATCTGAACGAAGCGTACAAAACCGCGTCGGAAATCGCTCAGAAGCTCCGCGGCGTGAAAGGGGTCAGTGACGTGCTGATTCCCCAGGACCTGGACTATCCCGGTATTCAACTCAACATCAACCGAGAAATGGCGGGACGCCTGGGACTCACCTCAAAAGAAGTTGTGAACAACGTCATCACCGCACTGACCTCCAATGCCATGATCGCGCCCAGCTACTGGGTCGATCCCAAGAGCGGTAACAACTACTTCCTGACGGTGCAATATCCCGAAACCCAAGTGAAATCGCTTATCGACCTCAAGCAGATCCCACTGCGTGCCGGCACTAATGTGAATCCCACGGATCTGGAAGCGGTCAGCGACGTGAAGGTCATCAATACTCCGACCGAAGTAGACCACTATCAGCTCCGCAGAGTTATCGATGTCTATGTGGCGCCCGCCTCGGAAGACCTCGGCGGTCTCGCAAACCGGGTAGAGAAGGTGGTAGCCGGGGTAAAGCCACCCGAGAATGTGCGGGTGACACTGCGAGGTTCGGTTGAGGGCATGCGGGCCTCATTCCGCAGCTTCGCGATCGGCTTATTGTTGTCCATCATTCTGGTCTATCTGGTGTTGATGGCGCAGTTCGCCTCGTTCGTCGATCCCTTCATCATTTTGCTGGCAATTCCGCCGGGCATTACCGGCGTGATTGTTTTCCTCTTTATTACCCGCACGACAATGAATGTGATGTCGCTGATGGGAGTCGTGATGATGACCGGCATCGTGGTGTCGAACAGCATTCTGATCGTCGAGTTTACCCGCGAACAGCGCAAACACGGTATGCCGATTCGCGAAGCCGTCGCAACTGCCTGCCGTATCCGCCTTCGCCCGGTCTTGATGACCTCCCTGGCTACCATCCTCGGTCTGATTCCGATGGCCTTGGCTTTAGGCGCAGGCAGCGAGCAGTATGCTCCACTGGCGCGCTCTATCATCGGCGGATTGACGGTTTCGGTGGTGATAACCGTATTCCTTGTACCTGCAGCCTATCTGCTGATTCATCGCAAGGAGGAGCCTTCGGCTCAACCGCAGGCATGATTCGACAATGGGGAATGAGAAGAACTGACTTCCTGCTGGTGATTGCCATGTTCTGCCATAGCGCATTTTGCGATGCCTGGGCACAATCTCCCGCTCCGCCACAGATTCCTGCTTCCGCTCCGGGACAGGTCCCAGCGCCCGCTCCTGCGCAAGCTCCTACACCACCTCCCGCACAGGTTCCACCCCCTCCCGGACAGATTCCGGCACCACAACGGCTGACCCTGCATGATGCCGAGGCCCTGGCGCTCAAAAACAATCCCCAAATCACCGTTGCTCGGCTCAATGCGCTCGCTTCCGAGCAGGTGGTTCGCCAGACGCGCGCTGGACTTCTGCCCACTGCGGTCGTCAACCTAACCGGCGTGGATGCGGAAGAAAACAGCCGCATCGCTGCCGGTGCATTGAACAATCCTGTTCTCTTCAGCCGCGCTGCTTCTGGAGCCTTTCTGTCCCAACTGATTACCGACTTCGGCCGCAGCACCAACCTGCTCTCCAGTTCGAAGCTGCGCGCCAAGGCCGAAGATCAAAACGCGCTGGCTACGGCGCAGCAGATTGGCCTTGCCGTAGACCAGGCGTTCTATCAGGTACTGCAGACAGCGGCATTGGTGAAGGTGGCAGCGCAGACAGTCTCGGAACGGCAGACTGTGGTAGACCGCGTCCAGGCGTTAACCCAGGCCAAACTCAAATCCGACTTGGATCTGAGTTTTGCCCAGGTCGATCTGGCCCAATCCAAGCTCCTCCTCCTGGAAGCGCAAAACAACTACAACTCCGCCCAGGCTGCGCTGTCGGCGATTCTTGGTTTCCCGTCGCTGCAGAATTTCGAACTAGTGGAGGAAGACACAGGTTTCCCTGCGCCCCCGCCCGATGTTAATAGCCTGATCGCCGAAGCATTGCAGAAGCGTCCCGATGTCGCTGCTCTGGCCTACGGCTACCAGGCATCACAGAAATTTTGGGATGCGGAGCGCGATCTCATGCGTCCTACGGTGAGCGCCTTGGCGACCATTGGCTCGGTCCCCTTTGATACTGGCAACGTACCTAGTTGGTGGGGCGGCGCCGGCGTGAATGTCAGTATTCCGGTATTCAATGGTTTCCTGTTCAATGCGCGCGCGCACGAGGCGGAATTGGCTTCGCAAGCCGACAACCAGAGGCTGCTGGATCTGCGCAACCGCGTCGCTCGCGATGTGCGCACCGCCTGGCTGGATTTGAACCGGACCTATAGCCAGCTCGACGTGACCCGCCAGTTACAGCAGCAAGCCGGGCTTGCTCTGGATCTGGCTCAAACTCGCTACGACCTCGGCCTGGGTTCCATCGTGGAGTTCAGCCAGGCCGAATTACAGAAGACCCAGGCCGATATCAGCAACACCAATGCTCGATATCAGTACCGCTACGCCCAGGCTCGACTGCGCTACGAACTGGGTGAGCACTGATCGGTCGCATTAGGAGAACCTTAACTCTCAAAGGAGGTATGAGAGATGAAATCGATCAGGATAGTTTCTCTTTGCCTGTTGCTCATGGCGATGGCGGCTGCGGCGGACACGATTCCCGCAGGCACCATCATTCCTGTCATGCTCTCGTCGACTATCGATACCGCACACAACAAGCCCGGTGACCGGATCGTCGCCAGAGTAATGCAGGACGTTCCACTCCCCTCCGGTTCACACATACCAGCTCGGTCGCGGGTTTTGGGCCAGGTGGTAGATGTCAATAACACCGGTGCAGCTTCGCGGGTGATTGTGAAATTTGATCGCGTGCTCATCAAGAAGAAGGAGATTCCGGTCGTCACTGATTTGCGCGCAATCGCTTCCATGGTGGCCGTCTATGACGCCCAGATTCCCACCAATCCAGCCCCGGACCGTGGCACCTCCGCCTATACCTGGACGACGCGGCAAGTGGGAGGCGATGTGGTTTACCGTGGTGGCGGGCCAGTGACATCCGGCAGCCTGGTGGTTGGCACACCTGCGAACGGCAATGGCGTGGTGGCTCAGTTGAGTACTCCCGATGGAGCCAAATGCCGTGGCTCTATAGAAGGTAGCGCGGACAAACAGGCCTTATGGGTGTTCTCGTCTTCGGCCTGCGGTGCCTACGGATTCGACGATCTGAAGATCGAGCATGCCGGACGGACCGCACCAATCGGAAAGCTTGTGCTGCAGTCTTCCCGGAAGGTACACGTTCCCGCTGGCAGCGGTTTGCTGTTGCGAGTAGTGAATCCTTAGCTTTCAAGACTGCGCTACGAACTGGGTGAGCACTGATCACAGAACTGCCAGATTGTTTTGAATTTGGATCGGGTAATCGGGAGATCGTGTGATCTAGCGACCGATTCTCTGCCGGAGTTCTGACCCGCGCTTCATTCTCGGAACTTCGTTCCTCTCGAGGCCGGGTCTTTGGCGGCAGCCAGAGTCAGTCGCCGGGGGTCTGCCACGTCCCGCACACGCCCGCCCTCGACATCGGCTAGCACCCCCTGAAGCCACTTGCGGTCGAGCCGATGCTGAAGCTCAAGGTGTTTGAGAAGATGAAGTGCACCGGTTGCGGGAGTTGACCCGAGTTGCTTCCGAATCCCGGCAATTTCTCGAATTGCCTGGGTCTCTCGCGAGATCCTCGCTCGCAGCAAGTCCGCGACCAGGGGCAGGTTGCTGAATTGCAGAAAAAGCATGGGGGCATAAAGAGTTTGGGCAACCGATCCCTCGGCGGCGAATTGCTCGTTCAGAAGTTGCTCAAATCGCCGCTTGCCACTGGCCAAGATTCCGTAAACCGTGCGCACACCCCCGCGGGCTACCCGCTCCCGTCGAACCGCTGTAATTAGCCCGTTTTTCTCCAGTTGTCTTATCGCGTAATACAGCGTACCGACGTCTACGTCCGTATAGCACTCGATCATGGCGTTTCTCAGCCGGCGCTTGATCTCATAAGGATGGAAATTGCCCCGGTGCAAAACACCAAGAATCAGTAGCTCAGCCTTCATAGTTGGAGTATACTAGTATAATTAAACTATAGGCCGCAAGAAGGGAAGGAGGAATTTGCTTATGAAACGGGCGATTTTCGCATTGCTTGCCGGGCTTGTGCTGTGGACGGTGGTTGCCACCCTACTCAACCTTGGGCTGCGAGCCGGCGTTCCAGGTTATGCCCTGGCTGAACCGACATTGACATTTACGCTTGGCATGAAGATCGCGCGCCTTATTCTCGGGGCTCTGGCGTCGCTGGCTGCCGGCGCTGTGGTGGGCCGGATAGTGCCGTCACGGACCAGGCTGCCGTGGGTGCTCGGCGCCATTATTCTGGCGGCGTTCATTCCCGCACATGTTCAACTGTGGGCAAAGTTCCCGGTCTGGTATCACCTTGTTTTTCTGGGAACTCTGGTACCGCTTGTGCTGCTCGGTGCGGCGCTTACTCGGGGCCAGAAACATCCGGCTGAGCGCGGGGGAAAAATTTCCGCCGGCATAGATCGTGCGCCAGTGTAGAAGCTATCTCACAATGAACCGGATGTTTGGACCGTGTGTCCCCAAGACCATAAGCCCTCGGAAAAGCAATCCCGGCATACGGTATTTTCTGTGCCGAAGCAGACGGCCAATTCAGCGCTAGCGAACCGCCTTAGCACGAAGGAGACCCGCGACGTCGTCGATTTTTTCGTCCAGCAGGTTCAATTTGCGGGCGAGGCCTTGAATTTCGCTCGCGGCGCGACGGTTCACATCGAAATCGAGTTCGCTGCGCAGGCGGTCTTTGGTGTCCTGGCGATTCTGGCTCATCATGATGACGGGCGCTTGAATCGCGGCAAGCATCGAAAGGAACAGGTTAAGCAGAATGAATGGGTAAGGATCCCAGGCCTTCCCGTGAAGCACAATATTGACCGTAGCGTAGATGATCATCACAGCGCAAAAAGCTCCAATAAACGTCCATGAGCCACCAAAGCGCGCAACGTTATCGGCAATCCGTTCGCCCGTGGTCGCCTCCTGTTCGA encodes the following:
- a CDS encoding efflux RND transporter periplasmic adaptor subunit, with the translated sequence MKRRFLFAVAVLVVVAGLVAFARFSGGPKSNPTDNLAAAPRAAVAIVKRGPVSNTLSVAGEFIPYQDVEVHAKVAGYIKRINVDIGDRVKEGQVLAVLEVPELEAQLEGADAAVRHSQQEILRAQNDVARVEADHAALHAAARRLEQAAKTRPGLVAEQELEDAQAKDRAAEAQLEASKAALSAARQQLDVSKANRTHISALSDYSRLTAPFSGVVTWRFADTGALVQAGTSSENSQPVVKLAEVDVLRLRIPVPESLAGLVREGASADVTVQATGEHFTGKVTRFTDALDRSTRTMQVEIDVPNRDYRLSPGMYANVVLQVQNHPDALKIPVQSLNREDGKSVVLLVDSQNRIVRREIKTGIEDPSSVEVLSGLTEGDRVIVGNLGSFQPGQVVVPKVSGFVGAQTADAAGGEQ
- a CDS encoding efflux RND transporter permease subunit, with protein sequence MSGFAIRYPYFIIMICLIIAVVGVSTVARMPVDLFPDINIPVVVVATFYSGMPPEQIEANITNPFERFFTLGSGIDHMVSRSLTGVSLIKVYFQPGTDPNAAVNTISNLAMAQLRRLPPGTLPPVVLKFDASSLPVCLITLKGQGLNEIDLHDLGQFTVRNQIANVPGSSVPQPFGGKYRQIQVYVDPVKLEAHQLSLMDVVRTVNDSNLILPAGDVRIGPKDFNIYTNSQLPTTEEIDRLPLKTKGNGQVLVTDVGYAKDADAIQTNIVRVDGQRSVYLPILKQGGNSNTISIVNGIKKALGDLVDVPKTLVTKVVFDQSVFVKTAIENLLHEGGIGLVLTAVMILIFLGSTRATLAVLLSIPLSALAAFLAINAGGGSINTMVLGGLALAFSRLIDNSVVVLENIFRYLEMGERPEIAAEKGGREVALPVLAATITTAIVFFPVVFLYGVSRFLFTALALAVVLSLFASYMVAMTVVPLFCARFIRLHEADKGQGHDVRKSWFERLVHEFNSRYNRMLMRYDIAVRKSLIRPVATILGVVGIFVFSLGLYPLLGVSFFPRTDPGQFVINIKAPSGTRIELTNQYIKRVEQDIRQVVSPQDLGMIVSNIGITPDFSAIYTSNSAQHTAFVQVSLKEGHKIGSYEYMNRVRRKLADDVPELATYFQSGGLVDAVVNLGLPAPIDIQVSGNDLNEAYKTASEIAQKLRGVKGVSDVLIPQDLDYPGIQLNINREMAGRLGLTSKEVVNNVITALTSNAMIAPSYWVDPKSGNNYFLTVQYPETQVKSLIDLKQIPLRAGTNVNPTDLEAVSDVKVINTPTEVDHYQLRRVIDVYVAPASEDLGGLANRVEKVVAGVKPPENVRVTLRGSVEGMRASFRSFAIGLLLSIILVYLVLMAQFASFVDPFIILLAIPPGITGVIVFLFITRTTMNVMSLMGVVMMTGIVVSNSILIVEFTREQRKHGMPIREAVATACRIRLRPVLMTSLATILGLIPMALALGAGSEQYAPLARSIIGGLTVSVVITVFLVPAAYLLIHRKEEPSAQPQA
- a CDS encoding TolC family protein → MRRTDFLLVIAMFCHSAFCDAWAQSPAPPQIPASAPGQVPAPAPAQAPTPPPAQVPPPPGQIPAPQRLTLHDAEALALKNNPQITVARLNALASEQVVRQTRAGLLPTAVVNLTGVDAEENSRIAAGALNNPVLFSRAASGAFLSQLITDFGRSTNLLSSSKLRAKAEDQNALATAQQIGLAVDQAFYQVLQTAALVKVAAQTVSERQTVVDRVQALTQAKLKSDLDLSFAQVDLAQSKLLLLEAQNNYNSAQAALSAILGFPSLQNFELVEEDTGFPAPPPDVNSLIAEALQKRPDVAALAYGYQASQKFWDAERDLMRPTVSALATIGSVPFDTGNVPSWWGGAGVNVSIPVFNGFLFNARAHEAELASQADNQRLLDLRNRVARDVRTAWLDLNRTYSQLDVTRQLQQQAGLALDLAQTRYDLGLGSIVEFSQAELQKTQADISNTNARYQYRYAQARLRYELGEH
- a CDS encoding PadR family transcriptional regulator, with product MKAELLILGVLHRGNFHPYEIKRRLRNAMIECYTDVDVGTLYYAIRQLEKNGLITAVRRERVARGGVRTVYGILASGKRRFEQLLNEQFAAEGSVAQTLYAPMLFLQFSNLPLVADLLRARISRETQAIREIAGIRKQLGSTPATGALHLLKHLELQHRLDRKWLQGVLADVEGGRVRDVADPRRLTLAAAKDPASRGTKFRE